The following proteins are co-located in the Microcebus murinus isolate Inina chromosome 21, M.murinus_Inina_mat1.0, whole genome shotgun sequence genome:
- the LOC105869970 gene encoding large ribosomal subunit protein eL21-like gives MTNTKGKRRGTRYMFSRPFRKHGVVPLATYMRIYKKGDIVDIKGMGTVQKGMPHKCYHGKTGRVYNVTQHAVGIVVNKQVKGKILAKRINVRIEHIKHSKSRDSFLKRVKENDQKRKEAKERGTWVQLKRQPAPPREAHFVRTNGKEPELLEPIPYEFMA, from the coding sequence ATGAcgaacacaaagggaaagaggagaggtaCCCGATACATGTTCTCtaggccttttagaaaacatggagtTGTTCCTTTGGCCACGTACATGCGAATCTACAAGAAAGGTGATATTGTAGACATCAAGGGAATGGGTACTGTTCAAAAAGGCATGCCCCACAAATGTTACCatggcaaaactggaagagtCTACAACGTTACACAGCATGCTGTTGGAATTGTTGTAAACAAACAAGTTAAGGGCAAGATTCTTGCCAAGAGGATTAATGTACGTATCGAACACATTAAGCACTCTAAGAGCCGAGATAGCTTCCTGAAGcgtgtgaaggaaaatgatcagaaaaggaaggaagccaaagagagaggtacctgggttcaactgaagcgacagcctgctccacccagagaagcacactttgtgagaaccaatggaaaggagcccgagctgctggaacctattccctatgaattcatggcATAA